The proteins below come from a single Fodinicola acaciae genomic window:
- a CDS encoding SDR family NAD(P)-dependent oxidoreductase — MRFESKVILVTGGSSGAGKAIVERLASEGAAVVIGARRKEAGDALAERIRSGGGKAVFVPADVTVEADAQALVRAAMDEFGRLDGAVNNAGGVEAMGPIPGISERAWRAELDLNLTSVFFGLKHQIPAITASGGGAVVNNASSLAVVGAGGMGAYTAAKHGVVGLTKVAALESAPSVRVNAMITHAIDTPLFRGMAGGNEEVIAQVASTIPARRLCEPAEVAALAAFLLSEEAPFATGAAIAVDGGYTAA, encoded by the coding sequence ATGAGATTCGAGTCGAAGGTCATCCTCGTCACCGGCGGCAGTTCCGGAGCCGGAAAGGCGATCGTCGAGCGGTTGGCGTCCGAGGGCGCCGCCGTCGTGATCGGCGCTCGTCGCAAGGAAGCCGGCGACGCGCTCGCCGAGCGAATCCGTTCTGGCGGCGGAAAAGCCGTGTTCGTACCGGCCGACGTGACCGTCGAGGCCGACGCGCAGGCCCTGGTACGCGCCGCGATGGACGAGTTCGGACGGCTCGACGGCGCGGTCAACAATGCCGGCGGGGTCGAGGCGATGGGTCCGATCCCCGGCATCTCCGAGCGGGCCTGGCGCGCCGAGCTCGACCTGAACCTGACCAGTGTGTTTTTCGGCCTGAAACACCAGATCCCGGCCATCACGGCGTCCGGCGGCGGTGCGGTCGTCAACAACGCGTCGAGCCTTGCGGTCGTCGGCGCCGGCGGCATGGGTGCCTACACGGCGGCAAAACACGGTGTGGTCGGCCTGACGAAGGTGGCGGCGTTGGAGTCGGCGCCGTCGGTACGCGTCAACGCCATGATCACCCACGCCATCGACACGCCACTTTTCCGTGGCATGGCAGGCGGAAACGAGGAGGTCATCGCGCAGGTCGCGTCGACCATCCCGGCGCGGCGGCTCTGCGAACCGGCCGAGGTCGCGGCACTCGCGGCGTTTTTGCTGAGCGAAGAGGCGCCTTTCGCCACCGGTGCGGCGATTGCTGTCGACGGCGGCTACACCGCGGCCTGA
- a CDS encoding helix-turn-helix domain-containing protein gives MPKVIGPTIPRWRLGEELEKFRKRAGKTFDDAMTALGCSESKVRKIEAGDVGMNRGELILLFDLYGIDDAAVREQLLELQKLGKQRSWWSQYGSVPAQFGTFLSFESAATAMRIYEPLMIHGLVQTESYARALTESIDVDPTPEHVDHQTRIRMARQERVLSGDEIPKVWTILDECALDRPVGGAEVMKEQLNHLADIAKQVNLQILPRSHGGHAGLYGAFTLFGFDENIHSPVVYVESQAGNLYLEKEADLQRCGAAYEQLQAAALSTRESVKLLRSLIEKMG, from the coding sequence GTGCCCAAAGTGATCGGTCCCACCATCCCGCGCTGGCGGCTCGGTGAGGAGCTGGAGAAATTTCGCAAGCGCGCCGGCAAGACCTTCGACGACGCGATGACCGCGCTCGGCTGCTCGGAGTCGAAGGTCCGCAAGATCGAGGCCGGCGACGTGGGGATGAACCGCGGCGAGCTGATCCTGCTCTTCGACCTGTACGGCATCGATGACGCCGCGGTCCGTGAGCAGCTGCTTGAGCTGCAGAAACTCGGGAAGCAGCGGAGCTGGTGGTCGCAGTACGGCAGCGTACCGGCGCAGTTTGGCACCTTCCTCAGCTTCGAGTCCGCCGCCACCGCGATGCGTATCTACGAACCTCTGATGATCCACGGTCTTGTGCAGACCGAGTCGTACGCACGTGCGCTTACTGAGTCCATCGACGTGGACCCGACGCCCGAACATGTCGATCATCAAACCCGCATCCGGATGGCGCGTCAGGAACGTGTGTTGTCGGGCGACGAGATACCGAAGGTCTGGACAATTCTCGATGAGTGCGCGTTGGATCGGCCAGTTGGCGGCGCGGAAGTGATGAAAGAGCAGCTGAACCACCTCGCCGACATCGCGAAGCAGGTCAATCTGCAGATCCTCCCGCGTTCGCACGGCGGCCATGCCGGTCTTTACGGCGCTTTCACACTTTTCGGATTCGACGAGAACATCCACTCGCCAGTCGTCTATGTCGAGAGTCAAGCCGGCAATCTCTACCTGGAGAAGGAGGCCGATCTCCAGCGTTGCGGCGCGGCGTACGAACAGCTTCAAGCGGCTGCGCTGAGCACGAGGGAATCCGTTAAACTTCTGAGGAGTCTCATCGAAAAGATGGGATAG
- a CDS encoding maleylpyruvate isomerase family mycothiol-dependent enzyme — protein MTWSLIHAERAALAADLAELTDEQWSTRSLCEKFTVREVLAHLASAAGLTPLRWIAGVIRCRFDFDKQVAMRLAEQLGTSPADTLARFRRVITSTTMPPLPVMAMLGETIVHGEDIRRPLGIRRDYPIDTLTRLAHYYRGSDQVVLAEGRIRGLQLTATDGPFATGSGPLVSGPTIALIMAMTGREVFCDDLEGDGVAILRDRC, from the coding sequence ATGACCTGGTCATTGATCCACGCCGAGCGCGCCGCGCTGGCCGCCGACCTGGCCGAGCTGACCGACGAGCAGTGGTCGACACGGTCGCTTTGCGAAAAATTCACCGTACGCGAAGTGCTCGCGCACCTCGCCTCGGCGGCCGGTCTCACGCCGCTGCGGTGGATCGCCGGCGTGATCCGCTGCCGGTTCGACTTCGACAAACAGGTGGCAATGCGGCTCGCCGAACAGCTCGGCACATCACCGGCCGACACGCTGGCGCGTTTTCGGCGCGTGATCACCAGCACCACCATGCCGCCGCTGCCGGTCATGGCGATGCTCGGCGAGACGATCGTGCACGGCGAGGACATCCGCCGGCCGCTCGGCATCCGCCGCGACTATCCGATCGACACGCTGACGCGGCTTGCCCACTATTACCGCGGTTCCGACCAGGTCGTGCTCGCCGAGGGACGCATTCGCGGCCTCCAGCTCACCGCGACCGACGGTCCTTTCGCCACCGGCTCCGGGCCGCTGGTGTCCGGTCCGACCATCGCGCTGATCATGGCGATGACCGGACGCGAAGTTTTCTGCGACGACCTCGAAGGCGACGGCGTCGCCATCTTGCGTGACCGCTGTTAG
- a CDS encoding glycosyl hydrolase family 18 protein — translation MRTHKRMAIATAAFGAAALLAITTIVLGSAKPATANTTGAPATNGGIKVAYFDQWSIYQNAFYPKNLDTQGIAGKLDYLLYDFANVHPTDLTCFEATKAASQDENDPNAGDGAGDAFADYQKSFGADISVDGVGDVWNQPIAGNFNQLLKLKKKYPHLKILMSLGGWTYSKFFSDAAATDASRKKLVSSCISMFIKGNLPAQGGYGGDGTAKGLFDGFDIDWEYPGGGGHLGNHASAADKQDFTLLLAEFRSQLNAQGAADGKTYALTAAVSAGQDKIRNVETDKIGQYLTFADVMTYDMHGGWEATGPTNHQSPIYSGPNDPMTPVPPGNAKYSIDEAIKAYTAGDAQYGIPGGFPAAKLNMGVPFYYRGWTGVAAGGNHGLFQPASGPAPGAPNSGNVAGIRMYKELSGVVDNPSVTYWDDAAKASYFYDGTNFWSGESKQSIQAKADYLHCNGMGGTMMFSLYDLDPATTLFNAAVTATNGSAPSNCSAPPTQSPTPTPTGSPSPSPTVSPTSSPTPPVTVLSNGNFESGSLSPWTCSGGGVQNTTKHSGTYALSATPTSSDTAQCTQTITVQPNTAYTLKGWVNGSNTYLGITAGASTWATTGGAWQQLTVSFNSGSAGSVTVYLHGWYGTGTYYADDITLS, via the coding sequence ATGCGTACGCACAAACGCATGGCCATCGCGACGGCAGCGTTTGGCGCCGCCGCGCTGCTGGCCATCACGACGATCGTCTTGGGCAGCGCGAAACCAGCGACCGCCAACACCACCGGAGCGCCGGCGACCAACGGCGGCATCAAGGTCGCCTACTTCGACCAGTGGTCGATCTACCAGAACGCGTTCTATCCGAAAAACCTCGACACACAAGGGATCGCCGGCAAGCTCGACTATCTGTTGTACGACTTCGCCAACGTCCATCCGACCGACCTGACCTGTTTCGAGGCGACCAAAGCGGCGTCGCAGGACGAAAACGACCCGAACGCCGGTGACGGAGCCGGCGACGCGTTCGCCGACTACCAGAAGTCCTTCGGTGCGGACATCAGCGTCGATGGTGTCGGCGACGTGTGGAACCAGCCGATCGCCGGCAACTTCAACCAGCTGCTCAAGCTGAAGAAGAAATATCCGCACCTGAAGATCCTGATGTCGCTCGGCGGCTGGACGTATTCGAAGTTCTTCTCCGACGCCGCCGCCACCGACGCCTCGCGCAAGAAGCTCGTGTCGTCGTGCATTTCCATGTTCATCAAGGGAAACCTGCCGGCACAGGGCGGCTATGGCGGTGACGGCACGGCCAAGGGGCTGTTCGACGGCTTCGACATCGACTGGGAATATCCCGGTGGCGGCGGACACCTCGGCAATCACGCCAGTGCCGCGGACAAGCAAGACTTCACCTTGCTGCTGGCCGAGTTTCGCTCGCAGCTCAACGCACAAGGCGCCGCTGACGGCAAAACGTACGCGCTGACCGCGGCCGTGTCGGCCGGGCAGGACAAAATCAGGAACGTGGAGACCGACAAGATCGGGCAATATCTCACGTTCGCCGATGTCATGACCTACGACATGCACGGCGGCTGGGAGGCGACCGGTCCGACCAACCACCAGTCGCCGATCTATTCCGGACCGAACGACCCGATGACGCCGGTGCCGCCAGGCAACGCCAAATACTCGATCGACGAGGCGATCAAGGCGTACACGGCCGGCGACGCGCAATATGGCATTCCCGGCGGTTTTCCGGCCGCCAAGCTCAACATGGGAGTGCCGTTCTATTACCGCGGCTGGACCGGCGTGGCGGCCGGCGGCAACCACGGCCTGTTCCAACCGGCGTCCGGTCCGGCGCCCGGCGCGCCCAACTCCGGAAACGTCGCCGGCATCCGGATGTACAAGGAACTTTCCGGTGTGGTGGACAATCCGAGTGTCACCTACTGGGACGACGCGGCGAAGGCCTCGTATTTCTACGACGGCACGAATTTCTGGTCGGGCGAGAGCAAGCAGTCGATCCAGGCGAAGGCGGATTACCTGCACTGCAACGGAATGGGTGGGACGATGATGTTCTCGCTCTATGACCTGGATCCGGCGACCACGCTGTTCAACGCGGCGGTGACCGCGACCAACGGATCGGCGCCGTCGAACTGCTCGGCGCCGCCGACGCAGAGTCCGACACCAACACCGACCGGCAGTCCGTCGCCGAGTCCGACCGTCAGTCCAACCTCGAGTCCGACGCCGCCGGTTACCGTGCTGTCCAACGGAAACTTCGAGAGCGGCAGCCTGTCGCCGTGGACCTGTTCAGGTGGCGGCGTACAAAACACGACGAAGCACAGCGGCACGTACGCGCTGTCCGCGACGCCGACCAGCAGCGACACCGCGCAGTGTACGCAAACCATCACCGTCCAGCCGAACACCGCGTACACGCTGAAGGGCTGGGTGAACGGCAGCAACACCTATCTCGGCATCACCGCAGGCGCGTCCACCTGGGCCACCACCGGCGGCGCGTGGCAACAGCTGACCGTGTCGTTCAACAGCGGCTCGGCCGGCTCGGTCACCGTCTATCTGCACGGCTGGTATGGCACCGGCACGTACTACGCCGACGACATCACCCTGTCCTGA
- a CDS encoding class I SAM-dependent DNA methyltransferase, with translation MWLTDTRDSYDTVAESYADMLRDAMASRPYLRAALALFAEKVLADGGGPVADVGCGPGHITAHLRDLGVDAFGIDLSPGMVRTAQREHPGVRFEVGSMTDLDLADGSVAGLISWWSLIHVPDDEVPIVMKHFHRVLRAGGALQIGFHVGDETRHKTQGYGGHPMRIDVHHRPPEKVADWLRNAGFQIEAQLLLDPDKPTPGAILFARRH, from the coding sequence ATGTGGCTGACCGACACGAGGGACTCCTACGACACGGTCGCGGAGAGCTATGCCGACATGCTCCGCGACGCCATGGCCAGCCGGCCATACCTGCGCGCGGCTTTGGCGTTGTTCGCGGAAAAAGTGCTGGCAGACGGTGGCGGCCCGGTCGCCGACGTCGGGTGCGGTCCCGGTCACATCACCGCTCACCTGCGCGACCTCGGTGTCGACGCGTTCGGCATCGACCTGTCCCCTGGCATGGTCCGGACAGCACAACGCGAACATCCTGGCGTGCGGTTCGAGGTTGGCTCGATGACCGACCTGGATCTCGCCGACGGCTCGGTTGCCGGCCTGATCTCGTGGTGGTCGTTGATTCACGTCCCCGACGACGAGGTGCCGATCGTCATGAAACATTTCCACCGAGTGTTGCGCGCGGGTGGCGCACTGCAGATCGGGTTTCACGTCGGCGACGAGACGCGCCACAAGACCCAGGGCTATGGCGGCCATCCGATGAGGATCGACGTCCATCACCGACCGCCGGAGAAAGTGGCAGACTGGCTGCGAAACGCCGGCTTCCAGATCGAGGCGCAACTGCTGCTGGATCCCGACAAGCCCACGCCAGGAGCGATTCTTTTCGCACGACGCCACTGA
- a CDS encoding rhomboid-like protein yields the protein MPLRVVRRLASYPRRSPVTAGFLVLLVAVHVFVDHALEPDTARRLLLAVSTNLDNLRHHPISSLFGSAFFFDGTLTGIDTLDFVGTIITLGFGIVVCLAWLEHRYGQLRAVATFAAGHVGATLLTAPVIAYAIADGYYPPTIREALDFGISYGAQTCLAACALHLPRMWRFPVIALLFVWPLVGGSWLAGIPDFVTIGHLIAAVIGLACGAYLKAQRSIPEH from the coding sequence GTGCCGCTCCGGGTCGTACGCCGGCTGGCCAGCTATCCGCGACGTAGTCCGGTGACGGCTGGCTTTCTCGTGCTGCTCGTCGCCGTCCACGTCTTCGTCGACCACGCGCTCGAGCCGGACACCGCGCGTCGCCTGCTGCTCGCCGTCAGCACCAACCTCGACAACCTGCGCCACCATCCGATCAGCTCACTGTTTGGCAGCGCGTTTTTCTTCGACGGCACCCTGACCGGCATCGACACGCTGGATTTCGTTGGTACGATCATCACGCTCGGCTTTGGCATCGTGGTTTGCCTTGCCTGGCTGGAACATCGTTATGGCCAGCTGCGCGCCGTCGCCACCTTCGCCGCCGGCCACGTCGGCGCGACCCTGCTGACCGCGCCGGTCATCGCGTACGCCATCGCCGACGGCTATTATCCGCCGACCATCCGCGAGGCACTCGACTTCGGCATCAGCTACGGCGCCCAGACCTGCCTGGCCGCATGCGCGCTGCACCTGCCGCGGATGTGGCGTTTCCCAGTGATAGCACTGCTTTTCGTGTGGCCGCTGGTCGGCGGCAGCTGGCTGGCCGGCATCCCCGACTTCGTGACCATCGGCCACTTGATCGCCGCCGTCATCGGCCTCGCCTGCGGCGCGTACCTGAAAGCGCAGCGCAGCATACCTGAGCACTAG
- a CDS encoding DUF397 domain-containing protein: MKSDLTGATWRKSSRSGSNGGCVEVAALTSAIAVRDSKDPSGPALFFERTAWLTFAGFVTNRD; the protein is encoded by the coding sequence ATGAAAAGCGACCTGACCGGCGCAACTTGGCGAAAAAGTTCGCGATCCGGCAGCAACGGCGGATGTGTCGAGGTCGCCGCGCTGACCAGCGCCATCGCCGTACGCGACTCGAAGGACCCGTCCGGTCCGGCGCTGTTCTTCGAGCGTACGGCCTGGTTGACGTTCGCCGGTTTTGTGACAAACCGGGACTGA
- a CDS encoding chitinase, whose amino-acid sequence MRAWKTAAVGSAAALAATALVILGQPASAALTSNWYASAPYVMPEDNSPPDVAAVMDATGQKAFQLAFILDSGGCTPSWDGNSPISTDTAAGAVISTIRGKGGDVSVSIGGYGGTKLGQTCGTPAATASAYQQVITKYGLHAIDFDLEEPEYENDAAVNNELGAAQILQRNNPGLYVSVTMPATAAGTGWFGTQLLDKAKGLAFTPDNFSIMPFDGGFNGAADQISAAENFHGLLMSHLGWDSTFAYAHEGVSLMNGRSDTGEYFRQADFQSVLSYATGHGLARFTFWSVNRDRQCNPPDNNGQTSGVCSSVTQNPWDFTKFSTQFAGATPPTTPPTTAPPTSQPPGGTCTAAAWSATTAYNGGAIVSYNGHKWHAKWWTYGDTPGGPAGVWADDGTC is encoded by the coding sequence ATGCGTGCATGGAAAACTGCTGCCGTGGGCTCGGCCGCCGCGTTAGCCGCGACCGCGCTCGTCATCCTCGGCCAGCCGGCCAGCGCCGCGCTCACCAGCAACTGGTATGCGTCCGCGCCGTACGTGATGCCGGAGGACAACAGTCCGCCGGATGTCGCCGCGGTGATGGACGCCACCGGCCAGAAGGCTTTCCAGCTGGCGTTCATCCTCGACTCCGGCGGCTGCACGCCGTCGTGGGATGGAAACTCGCCGATTTCCACCGACACCGCGGCCGGTGCGGTGATCAGCACGATCCGCGGCAAAGGCGGAGATGTTTCGGTGTCGATCGGTGGATACGGCGGCACGAAGCTCGGCCAGACCTGCGGCACACCGGCGGCGACGGCCTCCGCGTACCAGCAGGTGATCACGAAATACGGCCTGCACGCGATCGACTTCGACCTGGAGGAGCCGGAGTACGAGAACGACGCGGCGGTCAACAACGAGCTTGGCGCCGCACAAATCCTGCAGCGCAACAACCCCGGCCTTTACGTCTCGGTGACGATGCCGGCCACCGCGGCCGGGACCGGCTGGTTTGGCACCCAACTGCTGGACAAGGCCAAGGGTCTGGCGTTCACGCCGGACAATTTCTCGATCATGCCGTTCGACGGCGGCTTCAACGGCGCCGCCGACCAGATCTCCGCGGCGGAAAACTTCCACGGCCTGCTCATGTCGCACCTGGGCTGGGACAGCACTTTCGCGTACGCGCACGAAGGTGTGTCGCTGATGAACGGCCGGTCCGACACCGGCGAGTACTTCCGGCAGGCCGATTTCCAGTCCGTACTGAGCTACGCCACCGGCCACGGCCTGGCACGCTTCACCTTCTGGTCAGTCAACCGCGACCGGCAGTGCAACCCGCCGGACAACAACGGCCAGACCTCCGGTGTCTGCAGCAGCGTCACGCAGAATCCCTGGGACTTCACCAAATTCTCGACGCAGTTCGCCGGTGCCACACCTCCGACCACGCCACCGACGACGGCACCGCCGACCTCGCAGCCGCCTGGCGGCACCTGCACCGCGGCGGCCTGGAGCGCGACCACCGCATACAACGGCGGAGCGATCGTTTCGTACAACGGCCACAAATGGCACGCGAAATGGTGGACCTACGGTGACACGCCAGGCGGTCCCGCCGGTGTCTGGGCCGACGACGGCACCTGCTGA
- a CDS encoding aldehyde dehydrogenase family protein, translating to MSDRLAVRKTYKLYVGGKFPRSESGRSYVVTDHKGRFAANAALGSRKDARDAVLAARKAVAGWSGATAYNRGQVLYRVAEMLEGRRAQFVEDVVTAEGIARSKAESTVDAAIDRWVWYAGWTDKIAQIVGGANPVAGPFFNLSTPEATGVVAILAPQSSSLLGLVSVLAPAITTGNAVVLVASENRPLPAITLAEVLATSDVPGGVVNVLTGRTAEIAPWLASHADVNAIDLTGAPAELAVDLEVSAADTLKRVVRRPSAEPDWTAEPGIDRLTTFLETKTVWHPIGV from the coding sequence ATGTCTGACCGGTTGGCCGTACGCAAGACATACAAGCTCTACGTGGGTGGGAAATTTCCGCGCAGTGAGTCGGGCCGGAGCTACGTCGTGACTGACCACAAAGGACGGTTCGCCGCCAACGCCGCACTCGGCTCGCGCAAGGACGCCCGCGACGCCGTTTTGGCCGCACGCAAGGCCGTCGCCGGTTGGTCCGGCGCGACCGCGTACAACCGCGGCCAGGTGCTCTATCGCGTCGCCGAGATGCTGGAAGGCCGCCGCGCGCAGTTCGTCGAGGACGTCGTGACGGCCGAAGGCATCGCGCGGTCGAAGGCGGAGTCCACTGTGGACGCCGCGATCGACCGGTGGGTCTGGTATGCCGGCTGGACCGACAAGATCGCGCAGATCGTCGGCGGCGCCAACCCGGTCGCCGGACCGTTCTTCAACCTGTCGACACCGGAAGCGACCGGAGTCGTCGCGATCCTGGCGCCGCAGTCGTCGTCTTTGCTCGGCCTGGTCAGCGTTCTCGCGCCGGCGATCACCACGGGCAACGCCGTTGTGCTGGTGGCCAGCGAAAACCGACCACTGCCGGCGATCACGTTGGCCGAGGTGCTGGCGACCTCCGACGTGCCAGGCGGTGTCGTCAACGTCCTCACCGGTCGTACGGCCGAAATCGCGCCATGGCTGGCGTCGCACGCCGACGTGAACGCGATCGACCTCACCGGCGCGCCAGCGGAACTGGCCGTCGATCTGGAGGTTTCCGCCGCCGACACGCTGAAACGCGTCGTACGCCGGCCGTCCGCCGAGCCGGACTGGACGGCCGAGCCAGGCATCGACCGGCTGACCACCTTCCTGGAGACGAAAACCGTCTGGCATCCGATCGGCGTTTAG
- a CDS encoding alpha/beta hydrolase — protein MTPIFVLVHGAFCNSASWLPLQRELALLGHRSLAVDLPGHGFPPAIPAAYQVPQDPAVLATVASPLADVRLADNVGHVVETVRQVAAHGPVVLVGHSRGGLTITGVGNAVPELVSRIVYVSAWCCVDLTPREYEQEPEHGPNPLVGVMSLAAADPAEIGAIRINWRAAGPDEISALRAALFADGTDDEVRAFINVMDTDENLDVGGADDRAQAGTWGRIPRTYVRLTEDKDVPIALQDRFIAEADRLTPDNPFDVRAIRSSHLKALVHPAELARTLVDAAAQAQETAAGSPKSGK, from the coding sequence ATGACACCGATTTTTGTCCTTGTGCACGGCGCTTTCTGCAATTCCGCCAGTTGGCTGCCGTTGCAACGCGAGCTGGCACTGCTCGGCCACCGTTCGCTCGCCGTTGACCTGCCGGGACACGGTTTTCCGCCGGCCATACCGGCGGCATATCAGGTGCCGCAGGATCCGGCCGTGCTCGCGACCGTCGCCTCGCCGCTGGCAGACGTACGGCTGGCCGACAATGTCGGCCACGTCGTGGAAACCGTCCGCCAGGTCGCCGCACACGGGCCGGTGGTCCTGGTCGGTCACAGCCGCGGCGGGCTCACGATCACCGGTGTCGGCAACGCCGTCCCCGAGCTGGTTTCGCGGATCGTCTACGTGTCGGCATGGTGTTGTGTCGATCTCACCCCACGCGAGTACGAGCAGGAGCCGGAACACGGCCCCAATCCGCTGGTCGGCGTGATGTCGTTGGCCGCCGCGGATCCGGCCGAGATCGGTGCGATCCGGATCAACTGGCGCGCCGCCGGCCCTGACGAGATTTCGGCGCTGCGAGCGGCATTGTTCGCCGACGGCACCGACGACGAGGTGCGGGCGTTCATCAATGTCATGGACACGGACGAAAACCTGGACGTTGGTGGCGCCGACGACCGCGCCCAGGCCGGCACCTGGGGACGCATCCCGCGGACGTACGTGCGGCTCACCGAAGACAAAGACGTGCCGATCGCGCTGCAGGACAGGTTCATCGCGGAGGCCGACCGGCTCACGCCGGACAATCCGTTCGACGTACGCGCGATCCGGAGCAGCCACCTCAAAGCGCTGGTCCATCCAGCCGAGTTGGCGCGTACGCTGGTCGATGCGGCGGCACAGGCTCAGGAAACCGCGGCCGGCAGCCCGAAGTCGGGGAAATAG
- a CDS encoding GNAT family N-acetyltransferase: MPQPILRTKRLLLVPLEDRHLGLQVELDSDPEVQRYLGGQALTRDEVAESHARRLELAGKVDGLGYWMAFRGQSEDDEFVGLMMLPPAHGPDQPDDPAVCDLGYRLVRRFWRQGLASEASRELLRHAFDTVGQQRVIAQTMAVNAGSRGVMEAVGMRYVRTYYPVFEDPLPGTEQGEVEYEITREMWLRQAAV, translated from the coding sequence GTGCCTCAACCGATCCTGCGCACCAAGCGCCTGCTTCTCGTCCCGCTGGAGGACCGGCATCTCGGGCTGCAGGTCGAGCTCGACTCCGATCCGGAAGTGCAGCGCTATCTCGGCGGACAGGCGCTGACCAGGGACGAGGTCGCCGAGTCGCACGCGCGGCGGTTGGAGCTGGCCGGCAAGGTCGATGGCCTTGGTTACTGGATGGCGTTTCGCGGCCAGTCCGAGGACGACGAGTTCGTCGGGCTGATGATGCTGCCGCCGGCGCACGGCCCCGACCAGCCGGACGATCCGGCCGTCTGCGACCTGGGTTATCGGCTGGTACGGCGGTTTTGGCGGCAGGGCTTGGCAAGCGAGGCCTCGCGGGAGTTGCTGCGGCACGCGTTCGACACGGTCGGCCAGCAGCGGGTGATCGCGCAGACGATGGCGGTCAACGCCGGATCGCGGGGCGTGATGGAGGCCGTCGGCATGCGATACGTACGCACCTACTACCCCGTTTTCGAGGACCCGCTGCCCGGGACCGAGCAGGGCGAGGTCGAGTATGAGATCACCCGCGAGATGTGGTTGCGTCAGGCCGCGGTGTAG
- a CDS encoding sigma-70 family RNA polymerase sigma factor, which produces MDEDLELARDGDEAAFTRLVEPLRRELHAHCYRMLGSSHDADDALQDTLLRAWRGFARFEGRSAVRSWFYTVATRVCLDAVAARGRRALPVDLGPSSEAAVVDDAPLTEVAWLGPYPDAGLEAEQREAVELAFVAALQHLPGNQRAALLLFEVLGFSAAEIAGIMKTSTASVNSALARARRVVAEKAPSLTQQQNSREIGDTRMRAVVATFSAALERGDADALVALLTEDVTWSMPPLPHWYGGRQAVMDFAVRVPLTACGAWRVRPAGVNGQPAVCCYLRKSPGGAYDAWSVNVLTLRDDRIAAITSFLEPSYFPDFGLPAAVS; this is translated from the coding sequence GTGGACGAAGATCTCGAACTGGCACGCGACGGCGACGAGGCCGCCTTCACCCGGCTGGTGGAGCCGTTGCGTCGCGAGCTGCACGCGCACTGCTATCGGATGCTTGGTTCGAGCCACGATGCCGACGACGCGTTGCAGGACACGCTTTTGCGCGCTTGGCGGGGATTCGCGCGTTTCGAAGGCCGCAGTGCCGTGCGATCGTGGTTCTACACGGTGGCGACTCGGGTTTGTCTCGACGCGGTCGCCGCGCGCGGCCGGCGCGCGTTGCCGGTCGATCTTGGCCCGTCCAGCGAGGCGGCGGTGGTGGACGACGCGCCGCTGACGGAGGTCGCCTGGCTCGGTCCCTATCCGGACGCCGGCCTGGAGGCCGAGCAGCGCGAGGCCGTCGAGCTGGCCTTCGTCGCCGCTTTGCAACACCTGCCGGGAAACCAGCGCGCCGCCCTGCTGCTTTTCGAGGTGCTCGGTTTCTCGGCGGCGGAAATCGCGGGAATCATGAAGACGTCGACCGCGTCTGTGAACTCCGCTCTTGCCCGCGCACGCAGGGTCGTCGCGGAGAAGGCGCCTTCGCTTACGCAGCAACAAAACTCGCGTGAGATCGGTGACACCCGGATGCGTGCGGTCGTCGCCACGTTCAGCGCCGCGTTGGAGCGCGGCGACGCGGATGCGTTGGTGGCTCTGCTCACCGAGGATGTCACGTGGTCGATGCCGCCGCTGCCGCACTGGTACGGCGGCCGGCAGGCGGTCATGGACTTCGCCGTACGCGTGCCGCTGACCGCCTGTGGAGCCTGGCGGGTGCGGCCGGCCGGCGTGAACGGACAGCCGGCGGTTTGTTGCTATCTCCGGAAAAGTCCGGGCGGCGCGTACGATGCCTGGTCGGTCAACGTGCTGACGCTCCGCGACGACCGGATCGCCGCGATCACGTCCTTCCTGGAACCGAGCTATTTCCCCGACTTCGGGCTGCCGGCCGCGGTTTCCTGA